A single window of Coleofasciculus sp. FACHB-1120 DNA harbors:
- a CDS encoding carotenoid oxygenase family protein — MQIPTPERFPVPTEVPDKLPYHIKKWQKGYESLPQEFDYWIDDIEGEIPAELEGTLFRNGPGLLDVKGQRIHHPFDGDGMIARIAFSEGRAHFRNRYVRTQGYVEEQQAGKILYRGVFGTQKPGGWLANAFDVKLKNIANTNVIYWGGKLLALWEAAEPHRLDPNTLETLGKEYLDGVLQNGDAFAAHPRIDPKCDRFGGAPGLVNFAIKPGLSSTIIIYELDVDGKVVQRNSHSVPGFAFIHDFAITPNYCIFFQNPVSFNPVPFLLGFRGAGECVKFQPEQLTRIVVIPRNPQPGEKMQIFETQSGFVFHHANAFEQGDEICIDSICYESFPEVEPESDYREVDFQALSPGQMWRFQLNLKDKDKTVRRRLLESRCCEFPFVHPERVGRPYQYLYLGAAHAAQGNAPLQAILKVDLKTDRRQLWSAAPQGYVSEPIFVPRPGATGEDEGWVLTLVYDSTHHRSDVVILDAAHVDRGPVARLHLKHHIPYGLHGNFTSHGFAPSH, encoded by the coding sequence ATGCAAATACCCACACCAGAACGCTTTCCGGTGCCTACAGAGGTGCCCGATAAACTTCCCTACCACATCAAAAAGTGGCAAAAGGGCTATGAATCTTTGCCGCAAGAATTTGATTATTGGATTGATGACATTGAAGGGGAGATTCCCGCAGAATTAGAAGGAACCCTGTTTCGGAATGGTCCTGGGTTGCTAGATGTCAAGGGTCAACGCATCCACCACCCATTTGATGGGGATGGCATGATTGCCAGGATTGCCTTTTCAGAGGGTCGCGCCCACTTTCGCAATCGCTATGTCCGCACACAGGGCTATGTAGAAGAACAGCAAGCCGGTAAAATTCTCTATCGCGGCGTCTTTGGCACCCAGAAGCCCGGTGGTTGGCTAGCCAATGCTTTTGATGTGAAACTCAAAAATATTGCCAACACCAACGTTATTTACTGGGGGGGCAAACTCCTGGCGCTTTGGGAAGCTGCCGAACCTCATCGCTTAGACCCCAACACCTTAGAAACGCTGGGGAAAGAATATCTAGACGGAGTTTTGCAAAATGGTGACGCCTTTGCCGCCCATCCTCGCATTGACCCTAAATGCGATCGCTTCGGGGGTGCCCCTGGCTTAGTGAACTTTGCGATTAAGCCGGGTCTTTCCAGCACCATCATCATCTATGAATTAGATGTGGATGGCAAAGTTGTGCAGCGAAACTCTCACAGCGTTCCTGGCTTCGCCTTCATTCATGACTTTGCGATTACGCCCAATTACTGCATCTTCTTCCAAAATCCCGTTTCCTTCAACCCAGTACCATTCCTGTTAGGATTTCGGGGTGCTGGTGAGTGTGTCAAGTTCCAACCGGAGCAACTCACTCGGATTGTGGTGATTCCCCGCAACCCGCAACCAGGGGAAAAAATGCAAATTTTTGAAACTCAGTCGGGTTTTGTCTTCCACCATGCCAATGCCTTTGAGCAAGGGGACGAAATTTGCATTGACTCAATTTGCTATGAGTCTTTTCCAGAGGTTGAGCCGGAATCAGACTATCGAGAGGTGGACTTTCAGGCGCTATCCCCCGGACAAATGTGGCGGTTCCAGTTGAACTTAAAGGATAAAGATAAAACGGTACGGCGGAGGCTTTTAGAAAGCCGTTGCTGCGAGTTTCCCTTCGTTCATCCCGAACGAGTCGGACGCCCTTATCAGTATCTATATCTAGGTGCAGCTCATGCTGCCCAAGGCAATGCACCTCTCCAAGCTATCCTCAAGGTGGATTTAAAAACAGATCGTCGCCAACTCTGGAGTGCAGCACCCCAAGGCTATGTTAGCGAACCGATTTTTGTGCCTCGTCCGGGTGCTACAGGTGAAGATGAGGGTTGGGTGCTGACGTTAGTGTACGACTCTACTCACCACCGCTCTGATGTCGTTATTTTAGATGCCGCACACGTCGATCGAGGTCCGGTGGCGCGATTGCACTTGAAGCATCATATCCCTTACGGGTTGCATGGCAACTTCAC